In the Oncorhynchus tshawytscha isolate Ot180627B linkage group LG17, Otsh_v2.0, whole genome shotgun sequence genome, one interval contains:
- the LOC112234196 gene encoding zinc-binding protein A33-like, whose protein sequence is MEASLSLLEEHLSCPVCCDIFSNPVVLKCSHSFCEECLRKYWKDLEIFLCPVCRRECSPEEPSQSLALKSLCESFQRGSEKEKESQDICQLHGEKLKLFCFDDKQLICVVCHISKKHKGHACYPIEEALPDLKSEIKAPLQNKLGKMTTAKLEEENCVEHLMVQGQLGEEQIRGVFKKFYQFLEEEEAARIAALKKEQQLKYEVMRERMEKLTKNISMLSETIGVIKKDMETDDITFLQNYEAILIRAECTPPDTAANAEMGPGAFIDMAKHVGCLTFKVWNSLIKIVDYNPVTMDPNTVSTKLILTDDLTTVTCCEEKQSLPDNPERFHVGVLGSEGFITGKHFWDVEVGDSDNWSLGVAKESIVRKKLVKLDPESGLWTIRYINGKYKAGVKSRKEIKVDECPQVIRVCLDCDKGEVTFSDPTMSNTLYTFKHTFTEKLFPYFSIGSLKSPLRLCKRPLTKVTET, encoded by the exons ATGGAAGCCAGCTTGTCTCTCCTGGAGGAACACCTCTCTTGTCCCGTGTGTTGTGACATATTCAGCAACCCCGTCGTCCTCAAATGCAGCCACAGCTTCTGTGAGGAGTGTCTCCGGAAATACTGGAAAGACTTGGAGATTTTCCTGTGTCCTGTATGCAGGAGAGAGTGTTCTCCTGAGGAACCGAGCCAAAGTTTGGCCTTAAAGAGTCTCTGTGAATCGTTCCAGAGAGGAAGTGAAAAGGAGAAAGAATCTCAGGATATCTGCCAGCTGCATGGAGAGAAACTCAAACTCTTCTGTTTTGATGACAAACAGCTCATCTGTGTTGTCTGTCACATATCAAAGAAACATAAAGGCCATGCCTGCTATCCCATTGAGGAGGCTCTGCCTGATTTGAAG AGTGAAATCAAGGCTCCTTTGCAGAACAAATTGGGAAAAATGACCACCGCCAAACTGGAAGAGGAAAACTGTGTGGAACACTTAATG GTCCAGGGCCAACTTGGAGAGGAGCAGATAAGGGGGGTGTTTAAGAAATTTTACCAGTTCCTAGAAGAAGAAGAGGCTGCCAGGATAGCTGCTCTGAAAAAGGAACAACAGCTGAAATATGAAGTGATGAGAGAAAGAATGGAGAAGTTGACCAAGAATATCTCAATGCTTTCTGAGACTATTGGAGTTATCAAAAAGGACATGGAGACTGATGATATCACATTCCTGCAG AACTACGAGGCCATACTTATCAG AGCCGAGTGCACACCTCCAGACACTGCTGCAAATGCTGAGATGGGGCCAGGAGCATTCATTGACATGGCCAAGCATGTTGGATGTCTGACGTTCAAAGTCTGGAACAGTCTGATTAAGATTGTTGACTACA ATCCTGTAACCATGGATCCAAACACAGTGTCCACAAAGCTCATCCTCACTGATGACCTAACCACTGTGACGTGCTGTGAGGAAAAGCAGAGTCTTCCAGACAATCCTGAAAGGTTTCATGTAGGAGTGTTGGGGTCTGAGGGCTTCATTACAGGCAAACATTTCTGGGACGTTGAGGTAGGAGACAGCGATAACTGGTCTCTGGGAGTAGCCAAAGAGTCCATTGTGCGGAAGAAGCTAGTAAAACTGGATCCTGAGAGTGGATTGTGGACCATCAGATATATTAATGGGAAATACAAAGCAGGTGTGAAATCACGCAAAGAGATCAAGGTAGATGAATGCCCACAAGTGATCCGAGTATGCCTGGACTGTGACAAGGGGGAGGTCACATTCTCTGACCCCACTATGAGCAATACTCTGTACACCTTCAAACACACATTTACTGAAAAGCTGTTCCCATACTTTAGTATAGGCAGTCTTAAAAGCCCACTGCGCCTTTGTAAGAGACCCCTCACTAAGGTAACTGAGACGTGA
- the LOC112217065 gene encoding zinc-binding protein A33-like, protein MAARFSVPEEDLCCPVCCDIFRDPVVLKCSHSFCAACLQQYWSGKGSARDCPLCRREFVDEPVASLTLKNLCDSYIQESGALGSTGELCEPGELCSLHGERLKLFCLQDKEPICVVCHTSRKHKNHECCPVGEAIGDMKEDMKSVLTCLQEKTEAFDKMKQNYENTVAHIQVQARFVAKRIHEEFETLHHFLQAEEAARLAALKEEEESKSEMLRQRMREMDRTLASLSDTIRAVEEEMALEDTFFLQKCKQTMRNAQCSTLQDPDMVSGALIDVAKYLGSLQYKVWEKMQGIVKYTPVTLDPNTAAPWLLLSEDLTSVRDSDDKQKLPDNPERFDPDTGVLGSEGFSSGKHVWDVEVGENSAWVLGVAKESIQRKDKVSSVLKNGYLSVYFYHKMYFAGTSPLTRLNLKKSPQRIRVQLDWEKGRVCFSDPADNTQIYTFKHIFSERVFPYFWVGCKQCPLRIEPLEVSVKAVDHT, encoded by the exons ATGGCCGCTCGATTCTCTGTCCCAGAGGAGGACCTCTGTTGCCCTGTGTGCTGTGACATCTTCAGGGACCCTGTGGTCCTCAAGTGCAGCCATAGTTTCTGTGCAGCCTGCCTACAGCAGTACTGGTCTGGGAAGGGCTCGGCCCGAGACTGCCCTCTCTGTAGAAGGGAGTTTGTGGACGAGCCGGTGGCCAGCCTCACCCTGAAAAACCTGTGTGACTCCTACATCCAGGAGAGTGGAGCGCTTGGGTCTACAGGAGAGCTGTGTGAACCGGGTGAGCTGTGCTCCCTGCACGGGGAGAGGCTGAAGCTGTTCTGTCTGCAGGACAAGGAGCCCATCTGTGTGGTCTGTCACACCTCCAGGAAGCATAAAAACCATGAGTGCTGCCCGGTGGGAGAGGCTATAGGCGACATGAAG GAGGATATGAAGTCTGTGCTTACTTGTTTGCAAGAGAAGACGGAGGCTTTTGACAAAATGAAGCAAAACTATGAAAATACAGTGGCACACATTCAG GTCCAGGCCCGGTTTGTGGCAAAGAGGATTCATGAGGAGTTTGAGACACTCCACCATTTCCTCCAAGCTGAAGAGGCTGCTAGGCTTGCAGctctgaaagaggaggaggagagtaagagTGAGATGTTGAGGCAGAGAATGAGGGAGATGGACAGAACCCTGGCCTCCCTCTCTGACACAATCAGAGCCGTGGAGGAGGAGATGGCTTTGGAGGAtactttttttctccagaaatgCAAGCAGACAATGAGAAA TGCTCAGTGCAGCACACTGCAGGACCCAGATATGGTCTCTGGAGCACTCATCGATGTGGCCAAGTACCTGGGCTCACTTCAATACAAAGTGTGGGAGAAGATGCAAGGGATTGTTAAATACA CGCCAGTGACTCTGGACCCCAACACGGCTGCCCCCTGGCTCCTGCTGTCTGAAGACCTCACCAGTGTGAGGGACAGCGACGACAAACAGAAGCTTCCAGACAACCCCGAGAGGTTTGACCCTGACACAGGCGTACTGGGCTCTGAGGGCTTCAGCTCAGGAAAGCATGTCTGGGACGTGGAGGTTGGAGAGAACAGCGCCTGGGTCCTCGGCGTAGCCAAAGAGTCCATCCAGAGGAAAGACAAGGTCTCCTCCGTACTGAAGAATGGATACCTGTCCGTGTACTTTTACCACAAGATGTACTTTGCAGGGACCTCACCCCTGACACGACTCAATCTGAAGAAGAGCCCTCAGAGGATCAGAGTGCAGCTAGACTGGGAGAAGGGGAGAGTGTGCTTCTCTGACCCTGCTGACAACACGCAGATCTACACTTTCAAACACATCTTTTCTGAGAGGGTCTTCCCCTATTTCTGGGTTGGCTGTAAGCAGTGTCCTCTGAGGATTGAGCCATTAGAGGTCTCAGTGAAAGCTGTAGATCACACCTGA
- the LOC112217208 gene encoding protein mono-ADP-ribosyltransferase TIPARP-like isoform X1 has product MTDLSSIKGKKRGPTTVITEACPKSPKVSFLTPSLLLMEVPSDTNTSLPVWDAMHSQQVDVVWTVTPYSINVRFTPFPSKSGQTTSASNTLICSPGKSSSTTRIIQLSSGPSLALNQTQMIIQPLPQQMTPTKIPPSVLLTFPQSTLFPQPGAITISPHKPQNMTPGPVKTMSLILPLPVIITQPQPVHQPTTPAQTQAQAASTNQPPGPSKTAASLTFHTNISGDIQICDHFLTYFCRTGSNCKQHHTPYPFHWQLWCINSHQWVDFTPRAQVNLERAYCNVNREEIGVKEGMDMFTLHFDNMTLKDGEKYDRVRRLQNTTDPTKNPHLYTRWCFFWWNNLSWTKYKDDVSKILLDKRDAGELECRLHILAVEYKVDFINMIQTNVTTGFQRAIRLRPFYRSLKSLRAHLRTGILLDGLASTSTEPSPANFSVDPLGEFSTWYPPVWTPSSAPDQDYSMVDVPANTQAFQKVHRLFHKTLSETRVEIVSLHQIQNVLHWDKFQRYKEHMRKRGDTKEDGALERHLFHGTVGDFIEDICHNNFDPRVSGVNGFVYGYGSYFARDASYSNTFAAVSPDAGVRHMFLAKVLVGKVSVGKCKYRRPPPVKSTKENYNLYDTCVDQLVNPTIFVVFDRCQCYPYYLIKYKELLVVDVNE; this is encoded by the exons ATGACTGACCTTTCATCAATCAAAGGGAAGAAGAGGGGACCTACAACCGTGATCACAGAGGCCTGTCCAAAGTCTCCCAAGGTCAGTTTCCTCACTCCTTCTCTACTGCTCATGGAGGTCCCTTCTGACACCAACACCAGTCTGCCAGTGTGGGACGCCATGCACTCCCAACAAGTGGACGTTGTCTGGACTGTGACACCATACAGTATCAATGTCCGCTTCACTCCTTTCCCCTCCAAGTCAGGGCAGACTACTAGTGCCAGCAATACTCTTATCTGCTCTCCTGGCAAAAGCAGCAGCACCACCAGGATCATCCAGTTGTCGTCAGGCCCATCCTTGGCCCTAAACCAGACCCAAATGATCATCCAACCTCTACCACAACAAATGACCCCAACCAAAATCCCCCCCAGTGTGCTCCTCACCTTTCCTCAAAGCACCCTCTTTCCTCAACCTGGAGCAATCACCATCTCACCTCACAAGCCCCAAAACATGACACCGGGCCCAGTCAAAACCATGTCTCTCATCCTCCCCCTGCCTGTCATCATCACCCAGCCACAGCCTGTCCACCAGCCTACCACCCCAGCCCAAACACAAGCCCAAGCCGCTAGCACTAATCAGCCCCCTGGTCCATCGAAGACGGCAGCCAGTCTGACCTTCCACACAAACATCTCCGGCGACATCCAGATCTGCGACCACTTTCTCACTTACTTCTGCAGGACGGGGAGCAACTGCAAGCAGCACCACACGCCATATCCCTTCCACTGGCAGCTGTGGTGCATCAACAGTCACCAGTGGGTAGACTTCACCCCCCGCGCCCAGGTTAATCTAGAGAGGGCCTACTGCAATGTCAACCGGGAGGAGATTGGAGTCAAGGAAGG TATGGATATGTTCACCCTGCATTTTGACAACATGACGTTGAAGGACGGGGAGAAATACGACCGGGTCAGAAGACTCCAGAACACCACAGACCCAACCAAGAACCCtcacctctacaccaggtggtgctTCTTCTGGTGGAATAACCTCAGCTGGACAAAGTACAAAGAC GATGTGTCCAAGATCCTTCTGGACAAGAGGGATGCTGGGGAGCTGGAGTGTCGTTTGCACATCTTAGCGGTGGAATACAAGGTGGACTTCATCAATATGATCCAGACCAACGTCACCACAGGGTTTCAGCGGGCCATCCGACTCAGACCCTTCTACCGCTCCCTCAAGTCTCTGAGAGCACATTTGAG GACAGGTATCCTGCTGGATGGTCTGGCCAGCACATCCACCGAGCCTTCCCCGGCCAACTTCAGCGTAGACCCTCTGGGGGAGTTCAGCACCTGGTACCCCCCAGTGTGGACCCCTAGCTCCGCCCCAGACCAGGACTACAGCATGGTGGATGTGCCGGCCAACACCCAGGCCTTCCAGAAGGTCCACCGCCTGTTCCACAAGACCCTGTCAGAGACCCGGGTGGAGATAGTCAGCCTCCACCAGATCCAGAATGTTCTCCACTGGGACAAGTTCCAAAG GTACAAGGAGCACATGCGGAAGCGCGGTGACACCAAGGAAGACGGGGCTCTGGAGAGGCACCTGTTCCACGGGACCGTCGGGGACTTCATTGAGGACATCTGCCACAACAACTTTGACCCGCGCGTCTCGGGAGTCAACGGGTTCGTGTACGGCTACGGCTCCTACTTCGCCCGCGACGCCTCCTACTCCAACACATTCGCTGCGGTGTCACCTGACGCTGGGGTGCGTCACATGTTCCTGGCCAAGGTGCTGGTGGGAAAGGTGAGCGTGGGCAAGTGCAAATACCGCCGGCCGCCACCCGTCAAATCCACGAAGGAGAACTACAACCTATACGACACCTGTGTGGACCAGCTGGTCAACCCCACCATCTTTGTAGTTTTTGACCGGTGCCAGTGCTACCCCTACTACCTGATCAAATACAAAGAGCTGCTAGTGGTGGACGTTAATGAGTAG
- the LOC112217208 gene encoding protein mono-ADP-ribosyltransferase TIPARP-like isoform X2: protein MEVPSDTNTSLPVWDAMHSQQVDVVWTVTPYSINVRFTPFPSKSGQTTSASNTLICSPGKSSSTTRIIQLSSGPSLALNQTQMIIQPLPQQMTPTKIPPSVLLTFPQSTLFPQPGAITISPHKPQNMTPGPVKTMSLILPLPVIITQPQPVHQPTTPAQTQAQAASTNQPPGPSKTAASLTFHTNISGDIQICDHFLTYFCRTGSNCKQHHTPYPFHWQLWCINSHQWVDFTPRAQVNLERAYCNVNREEIGVKEGMDMFTLHFDNMTLKDGEKYDRVRRLQNTTDPTKNPHLYTRWCFFWWNNLSWTKYKDDVSKILLDKRDAGELECRLHILAVEYKVDFINMIQTNVTTGFQRAIRLRPFYRSLKSLRAHLRTGILLDGLASTSTEPSPANFSVDPLGEFSTWYPPVWTPSSAPDQDYSMVDVPANTQAFQKVHRLFHKTLSETRVEIVSLHQIQNVLHWDKFQRYKEHMRKRGDTKEDGALERHLFHGTVGDFIEDICHNNFDPRVSGVNGFVYGYGSYFARDASYSNTFAAVSPDAGVRHMFLAKVLVGKVSVGKCKYRRPPPVKSTKENYNLYDTCVDQLVNPTIFVVFDRCQCYPYYLIKYKELLVVDVNE from the exons ATGGAGGTCCCTTCTGACACCAACACCAGTCTGCCAGTGTGGGACGCCATGCACTCCCAACAAGTGGACGTTGTCTGGACTGTGACACCATACAGTATCAATGTCCGCTTCACTCCTTTCCCCTCCAAGTCAGGGCAGACTACTAGTGCCAGCAATACTCTTATCTGCTCTCCTGGCAAAAGCAGCAGCACCACCAGGATCATCCAGTTGTCGTCAGGCCCATCCTTGGCCCTAAACCAGACCCAAATGATCATCCAACCTCTACCACAACAAATGACCCCAACCAAAATCCCCCCCAGTGTGCTCCTCACCTTTCCTCAAAGCACCCTCTTTCCTCAACCTGGAGCAATCACCATCTCACCTCACAAGCCCCAAAACATGACACCGGGCCCAGTCAAAACCATGTCTCTCATCCTCCCCCTGCCTGTCATCATCACCCAGCCACAGCCTGTCCACCAGCCTACCACCCCAGCCCAAACACAAGCCCAAGCCGCTAGCACTAATCAGCCCCCTGGTCCATCGAAGACGGCAGCCAGTCTGACCTTCCACACAAACATCTCCGGCGACATCCAGATCTGCGACCACTTTCTCACTTACTTCTGCAGGACGGGGAGCAACTGCAAGCAGCACCACACGCCATATCCCTTCCACTGGCAGCTGTGGTGCATCAACAGTCACCAGTGGGTAGACTTCACCCCCCGCGCCCAGGTTAATCTAGAGAGGGCCTACTGCAATGTCAACCGGGAGGAGATTGGAGTCAAGGAAGG TATGGATATGTTCACCCTGCATTTTGACAACATGACGTTGAAGGACGGGGAGAAATACGACCGGGTCAGAAGACTCCAGAACACCACAGACCCAACCAAGAACCCtcacctctacaccaggtggtgctTCTTCTGGTGGAATAACCTCAGCTGGACAAAGTACAAAGAC GATGTGTCCAAGATCCTTCTGGACAAGAGGGATGCTGGGGAGCTGGAGTGTCGTTTGCACATCTTAGCGGTGGAATACAAGGTGGACTTCATCAATATGATCCAGACCAACGTCACCACAGGGTTTCAGCGGGCCATCCGACTCAGACCCTTCTACCGCTCCCTCAAGTCTCTGAGAGCACATTTGAG GACAGGTATCCTGCTGGATGGTCTGGCCAGCACATCCACCGAGCCTTCCCCGGCCAACTTCAGCGTAGACCCTCTGGGGGAGTTCAGCACCTGGTACCCCCCAGTGTGGACCCCTAGCTCCGCCCCAGACCAGGACTACAGCATGGTGGATGTGCCGGCCAACACCCAGGCCTTCCAGAAGGTCCACCGCCTGTTCCACAAGACCCTGTCAGAGACCCGGGTGGAGATAGTCAGCCTCCACCAGATCCAGAATGTTCTCCACTGGGACAAGTTCCAAAG GTACAAGGAGCACATGCGGAAGCGCGGTGACACCAAGGAAGACGGGGCTCTGGAGAGGCACCTGTTCCACGGGACCGTCGGGGACTTCATTGAGGACATCTGCCACAACAACTTTGACCCGCGCGTCTCGGGAGTCAACGGGTTCGTGTACGGCTACGGCTCCTACTTCGCCCGCGACGCCTCCTACTCCAACACATTCGCTGCGGTGTCACCTGACGCTGGGGTGCGTCACATGTTCCTGGCCAAGGTGCTGGTGGGAAAGGTGAGCGTGGGCAAGTGCAAATACCGCCGGCCGCCACCCGTCAAATCCACGAAGGAGAACTACAACCTATACGACACCTGTGTGGACCAGCTGGTCAACCCCACCATCTTTGTAGTTTTTGACCGGTGCCAGTGCTACCCCTACTACCTGATCAAATACAAAGAGCTGCTAGTGGTGGACGTTAATGAGTAG